A genomic window from Micromonospora ferruginea includes:
- a CDS encoding DUF397 domain-containing protein: MGQHPKGDFDLSRAVWQRAEGDTSEGAVEVAFVDDLIGMRNSAEPDGPVLVFTQAEWDAFVAGAQDGEFDLD, encoded by the coding sequence ATGGGTCAGCACCCCAAGGGCGATTTCGACCTTTCTCGGGCGGTTTGGCAGCGAGCCGAGGGCGACACGTCCGAGGGGGCGGTCGAGGTGGCCTTCGTCGACGACCTGATCGGCATGCGCAACTCGGCCGAGCCGGACGGCCCCGTCCTGGTCTTCACCCAGGCCGAGTGGGACGCCTTCGTCGCGGGCGCGCAGGACGGCGAGTTCGACCTGGACTGA
- a CDS encoding cytochrome P450 translates to MSTMPSDRSPDSTLAFLREGYRFVGARCDRFGSDVVQTRLLLEPTICLRGRDAAELFYDEERFVRRGATPLRGQRTLTGVGGVQGLDGAAHRARKAMFMSIMTPDAIRRLGQLFADEWRARIPTWAANGPVVLYDEVGRMLTRAVWAWAGVPLAESDVRRRTAEMHAMIEGPAVLGPKHWRGLIGRRRAERWARALVERVRAGALPAPEGSALRVIAEHRDEQGVPLPPRIAAVELLNVLRPTVAVDRYVVFLALALHDHPHWRDRVRADDATAEQFVQEVRRYYPFFPLAAARVRRSFDWRGYAFPQGRRVLLDLYGTNHHPEIWPEPERFRPERFAGWRDDPFGLIPQGGGDHRTGHRCAGEWITIELMKQAVAALTGAMSYRVPPQDLALDLSRMPTLPPSGLIVDGVRPAG, encoded by the coding sequence ATGAGCACCATGCCGAGCGACCGGAGCCCGGACAGCACGCTGGCGTTCCTCCGTGAGGGCTACCGCTTCGTGGGCGCGCGCTGCGACCGGTTCGGCAGCGACGTGGTGCAGACCCGGCTGCTCCTGGAACCGACGATCTGCCTGCGCGGCCGGGACGCCGCCGAGCTGTTCTACGACGAGGAGCGGTTCGTCCGGCGCGGGGCGACGCCGTTGCGCGGGCAGCGCACGCTGACCGGGGTCGGCGGCGTGCAGGGCCTCGACGGGGCGGCGCACCGGGCCCGCAAGGCGATGTTCATGTCGATCATGACGCCGGACGCGATCCGCCGGCTCGGGCAGCTCTTCGCCGACGAGTGGCGGGCCCGCATCCCGACCTGGGCGGCGAACGGCCCGGTGGTGCTCTACGACGAGGTGGGCCGGATGCTGACCCGGGCGGTCTGGGCCTGGGCCGGCGTACCGCTGGCCGAGTCCGACGTGCGCCGGCGGACCGCCGAGATGCACGCCATGATCGAGGGGCCGGCCGTGCTGGGCCCGAAGCACTGGCGCGGCCTGATCGGCCGCCGCCGGGCCGAACGGTGGGCCCGCGCGCTGGTCGAGCGGGTACGCGCCGGCGCGCTGCCCGCCCCCGAGGGCAGCGCGCTGCGGGTGATCGCCGAACACCGCGACGAGCAGGGCGTGCCGTTGCCGCCCCGGATCGCCGCGGTGGAGCTGCTCAACGTGCTGCGCCCCACGGTCGCGGTGGACCGGTACGTGGTCTTTCTCGCGCTGGCGCTGCACGACCATCCGCACTGGCGGGACCGGGTACGCGCCGACGACGCCACCGCCGAGCAGTTCGTGCAGGAGGTCCGCCGCTACTACCCGTTCTTCCCGCTCGCCGCGGCCCGGGTCCGCCGCTCGTTCGACTGGCGGGGGTACGCGTTCCCGCAGGGCCGCCGCGTGCTGCTCGACCTGTACGGGACGAACCACCACCCGGAGATCTGGCCGGAGCCGGAGCGGTTCCGCCCGGAACGCTTCGCCGGCTGGCGGGACGACCCGTTCGGCCTGATCCCGCAGGGCGGCGGCGACCACCGCACCGGGCACCGCTGCGCCGGGGAGTGGATCACGATCGAGCTGATGAAACAGGCGGTGGCCGCGCTGACCGGCGCGATGAGCTACCGGGTCCCGCCGCAGGACCTCGCGCTGGACCTGAGCCGGATGCCGACGCTGCCGCCCAGCGGACTGATCGTGGACGGGGTGCGGCCGGCCGGGTGA
- a CDS encoding glycosyltransferase, translated as MTRTAPARPRPARAAAGPAPARLPMAYVLPLRATDDHGLDELTGYLRELSRWVDVVVVDGSPPGRYARHAAAWRGLVRHVPPDPALRGRNGKVLSVLTGVALARHEHVVIADDDVRYDLPALRAVHELLDRVDLVRPQNHFDPLPWHAWWDTGRTLLARALGGDWPGTLAVRRGTFLAMGGYDPDVLFENLELHRTVRAYGGSTAGPAWLYVRRRPPVAAHFLGQRVRQAYDETARPAWLLASLAVLPATAAALAARRPGLLLRAGLVAVAVAELGRRRAGGARVFPAHATLAAPLWLLERGVCGWLAVGLRLRGGAPYAGSRLRVAAHSSRTLRKRLARRPDELAGWVETCEGGGPC; from the coding sequence GTGACCCGCACCGCTCCGGCCCGCCCGCGCCCCGCCCGGGCCGCCGCCGGGCCCGCGCCGGCCCGGCTGCCGATGGCGTACGTCCTGCCGCTGCGCGCCACCGACGACCACGGGCTCGACGAGCTGACCGGATACCTGCGCGAGCTGTCCCGGTGGGTCGACGTGGTGGTGGTCGACGGCTCGCCGCCGGGCCGGTACGCCCGGCACGCCGCCGCCTGGCGGGGGCTGGTCCGGCACGTCCCGCCGGATCCCGCGCTGCGCGGGCGCAACGGCAAGGTGCTCAGCGTGCTCACCGGCGTCGCGCTGGCCCGCCACGAGCACGTGGTGATCGCCGACGACGACGTCCGGTACGACCTGCCGGCGCTGCGGGCCGTGCACGAGCTGCTCGACCGGGTGGACCTGGTCCGGCCGCAGAACCACTTCGACCCGCTGCCCTGGCACGCCTGGTGGGACACCGGCCGGACGCTGCTCGCCCGGGCGCTGGGCGGGGACTGGCCGGGCACGCTGGCGGTACGTCGGGGCACGTTCCTGGCCATGGGCGGCTACGACCCGGACGTGCTCTTCGAGAACCTGGAGCTGCACCGGACCGTGCGCGCGTACGGCGGCAGCACGGCCGGCCCGGCCTGGCTGTACGTTCGGCGGCGCCCACCGGTCGCCGCGCACTTCCTCGGCCAGCGGGTCCGCCAGGCGTACGACGAGACGGCCCGACCGGCGTGGCTGCTGGCCTCGCTGGCGGTGCTGCCGGCCACGGCCGCCGCGCTCGCCGCCCGCCGCCCGGGGCTGCTGCTGCGGGCCGGGCTGGTCGCGGTCGCGGTGGCGGAGCTGGGCCGGCGACGGGCCGGTGGGGCGCGGGTCTTCCCGGCGCACGCCACGCTCGCCGCGCCGCTGTGGCTGCTGGAACGCGGGGTGTGCGGGTGGCTCGCGGTGGGCCTGCGGCTGCGCGGCGGGGCGCCCTACGCGGGCAGCCGGCTGAGGGTGGCCGCGCACTCCTCCCGCACGTTGCGCAAGCGGCTGGCCCGCCGCCCGGACGAGTTGGCCGGCTGGGTCGAGACGTGCGAAGGCGGGGGCCCTTGTTAA